From the genome of Papaver somniferum cultivar HN1 chromosome 2, ASM357369v1, whole genome shotgun sequence, one region includes:
- the LOC113346625 gene encoding ribosome biogenesis protein BMS1 homolog, which produces MEIGDNYAFRIYRGRRNYDDEQPLNKNTPNLDFPRPIDDPAPYIVVVQGPRKVGKSLLIESIVKSTQRPFPYPQGTFPTVLVPNESGIRLQFVECPDDINGMIDAAKYADVAILMVDASYGFEQETFEFRNLLQVHGFPKVIGVLTHLDKVALDEMSKVKQRLEDHFCTEIYEGAKLLTLSGLENGLYKMPEIGDLREMLSDPQFLPLSWRAKHPYVLVDCFEDVTSERVHGDRQFNRNLSLYGYLRGCNIKKGSKVHIAGVGDFSLAGVTTYYDPCPVHSFGNFVLLDKQSTGTYVRLDFLDVPPEIVEKFDPHHPILVGGILPEEENSGYMQVKLKRHSWRMDLLMTGAPITVSAGWRRYETTAIYAMENEYGHHQLLNYTPEHKECLAVFWGPLAPPKTRIVAVMTNLNCLKDQEEFRIMAKGIVLVFNLDAKILLNVEKIVTLVDTCWKTARIKFAPNFQIDGLKFIGAPIQTKSGVRGKIDKVVGDRLFECTFKDYVHMGDTLFFPVPATLALPALFKQFNLLSKPLEFVEASMAGTVAAVAAITAATVAVAAATIPAAAAGMTNLATIVEYELAVSYKKVAWRKRKFYQRHGVVICEGKPSFVTLPNPLESAYSSVVESAYSSEEWKPLKRSKFSVCHGQVISRAEPTVIKDGEEVTPLERLLRRHGGKLVLARQ; this is translated from the exons ATGGAGATTGGTGATAATTATGCTTTCAGAATATATAGAGGACGGAGGAATTACGACGATGAGCAACCTCTAAACAAGAACACCCCCAACCTTGATTTTCCACGTCCAATTGATGATCCCGCACCTTACATTGTCGTCGTGCAGGGACCTCGCAAG GTTGGGAAGTCCTTGTTGATTGAATCTATAGTAAAGAGTACGCAACGCCCCTTCCCTTATCCACAAGGCACCTTCCCAACAGTCCTAGTCCCGAACGAATCAG GTATACGGCTACAGTTTGTGGAGTGTCCGGATGATATTAATGGCATGATTGACGCTGCAAAGTATGCTGATGTAGCGATACTAATGGTTGACGCAAGTTATGGGTTTGAACAG GAAACATTTGAGTTTCGTAACCTTTTACAAGTTCACGGCTTTCCAAAGGTTATTGGGGTTCTTACACATCTTGACAAGGTCGCTCTAGATGAAATGTCAAAAGTCAAACAGCGTCTCGAGGATCATTTCTGTACTGAAATATATGAAGGAGCAAAACTTCTGACCTTATCCGGTCTCGAAAATGGCTT GTACAAAATGCCTGAAATTGGAGATTTGAGAGAAATGCTTTCAGATCCTCAATTCCTTCCTCTGTCATGGCGGGCCAAACATCCTTATGTGCTGGTAGATTGTTTTGAAGATGTTACTTCAGAAAGAGTGCATGGGGATAGACAATTCAATAGAAACTTAAGTCTGTACGGTTATCTCAGAGGTTGTAATATCAAGAAAGGATCTAAG GTGCATATTGCTGGTGTTGGGGATTTCTCTTTAGCTGGCGTTACAACGTATTATGATCCTTGCCCTGTTCATTCTTTTGGGAACTTCGTTCTTCTTGATAAACAAAGCACAGGGACTTATGTAAGGTTGGATTTTCTTGATGTTCCTCCGGAAATAGTTGAAAAATTTGATCCCCATCATCCTATTCTCGTGGGAGGTATCCTTCCAGAAGAGGAAAATTCTGGATATATGCAG GTGAAACTTAAGCGGCATAGTTGGCGTATGGATTTGTTGATGACTGGTGCTCCAATCACTGTTTCGGCTGGTTGGAGGCGTTATGAGACAACTGCTATTTATGCCATGGAAAACGAATATGGGCATCATCAACTTCTCAATTACACTCCAGAACATAAGGAGTGTCTTGCAGTGTTTTGGGGCCCTCTTGCACCTCCTAAGACCAGAATTGTTGCTGTAATGACTAATCTTAATTGTTTGAAAGATCAG GAAGAGTTTCGGATTATGGCCAAGGGCATCGTTCTTGTTTTTAATCTTGACGCAAAGATATTGCTGAACGTAGAAAAGATAGTAACTCTTGTTGACACCTGCTGGAAGACTGCTCGTATCAAGTTTGCACCAAACTTTCAAATTGATGGGTTAAAGTTTATAGGTGCACCAATTCAGACTAAGAGCGGAGTTCGGGGGAAGATTGACAAG GTTGTAGGAGATCGGTTATTTGAATGCACATTTAAGGACTATGTTCACATGGGCGACACTTTGTTTTTTCCTGTTCCGGCCACACTCGCACTTCCTGCACTCTTCAAACAGTTTAATTTGCTCTCCAAACCCTTAGAGTTTGTCGAAGCAAGCATGGCCGGCACTGTCGCCGCCGTCGCCGCCATCACTGCCGCCACTGTGgccgtcgccgccgccaccatcCCTGCTGCCGCTGCCGGCATGACCAACCTCGCTACTATCGTCGAGTACGAGCTTGCTGTTTCATACAAAAAG GTTGCTTGGAGGAAGCGGAAGTTTTATCAGCGACATGGTGTGGTTATCTGTGAGGGGAAACCTTCATTTGTTACTTTACCAAACCCACTAGAGTCAGCTTATTCATCAGTGGTTGAGTCTGCTTATTCATCAGAG GAGTGGAAGCCACTCAAGAGGAGCAAATTTAGTGTTTGTCACGGCCAGGTGATATCAAGAGCGGAACCAACGGTGATCAAGGACGGTGAAGAAGTCACGCCACTCGAAAGACTTTTGCGAAGGCACGGTGGTAAGCTAGTACTGGCAAGACAGTAG